In Candidatus Cohnella colombiensis, one DNA window encodes the following:
- a CDS encoding carbon-nitrogen family hydrolase yields MAAPLRIAIIQMNIVAGQPEVNFTNMKRKLEECVKADPKPDLIVLPEMWNTGYALEQIQSIADPDGNETKQFFATFSRQHQVSVLAGSIAQLNESNVTNTAYVFNKQGEEIGNYSKIHLFQLMNEHLHLQAGESLGTFDLQGTQAAVMICYDIRFPELARKLALSGTKILFVPAQWPHPRLHHWRTLLQARAIENQMYVVSCNTVGESGGSSFFGHSMIVDPWGEVIAEAGEEEATLTAQIDLSLVEEVRGRIPVFTDRRPNLY; encoded by the coding sequence ATGGCAGCACCATTGCGCATTGCAATTATACAGATGAATATCGTGGCAGGACAGCCTGAAGTCAATTTTACGAATATGAAAAGAAAGCTAGAGGAATGTGTGAAAGCTGACCCTAAACCGGACCTGATCGTGCTACCGGAAATGTGGAACACTGGCTACGCATTAGAACAAATTCAATCTATAGCAGATCCGGATGGGAACGAGACGAAACAATTTTTCGCGACATTTAGTCGTCAGCATCAAGTGAGCGTCCTTGCAGGATCAATCGCTCAATTGAACGAATCCAATGTAACGAATACAGCATATGTGTTTAATAAACAAGGTGAGGAAATCGGAAACTATTCGAAAATTCATCTGTTTCAGCTTATGAACGAGCATCTGCATCTACAGGCTGGAGAGTCGCTTGGTACATTCGATTTGCAAGGGACCCAAGCAGCGGTCATGATCTGCTACGATATTCGATTCCCTGAGCTTGCACGTAAACTTGCATTATCGGGCACTAAAATATTATTCGTGCCTGCACAATGGCCTCATCCGCGACTACATCATTGGCGTACCTTGCTCCAAGCGCGTGCAATTGAAAATCAGATGTACGTTGTTTCCTGCAATACAGTAGGGGAAAGTGGAGGCTCGAGCTTTTTCGGACATTCGATGATTGTCGATCCATGGGGAGAAGTTATCGCAGAGGCGGGAGAAGAAGAAGCGACGCTAACTGCACAGATTGACCTCTCACTCGTAGAGGAAGTAAGAGGCCGTATTCCCGTATTTACAGATCGTCGTCCAAATTTATATTAA
- a CDS encoding LysR family transcriptional regulator, with translation MEFRQLLYAIQIATDRNFSRAAEKLHIAQPSLSQQLAKLEKELGVLLFKRSTNSVELTHAGSVFVNKAQQIIDMTDQLRREMEDIADMRKGRLVVGSLPMTGTHILPYVLPVFRQKYPNIEIALIEESTKNLEQLTANGGTDVSLLSLPLEEPSLVYEPLIDEELWLAVPPDHPFVTLYANRSITIADLREEPFVLLKKGQGFRTIAHNLCMQAGFEPQVVFESANIDTVQALIGAGMGIGFVPKMMTRIDSSEHAPVYLPLTEHPTRTLVIAYRKGRYLSNAAEAFIQTFRETLSSIER, from the coding sequence ATGGAATTTCGACAATTACTGTACGCGATCCAGATTGCAACAGACCGTAACTTCTCAAGAGCCGCGGAAAAGCTTCATATCGCTCAGCCATCCCTTAGCCAGCAACTAGCAAAGCTCGAAAAGGAGCTTGGCGTACTCTTATTTAAGAGAAGCACCAATTCTGTAGAACTCACACATGCAGGCTCTGTATTCGTGAATAAAGCGCAACAAATCATCGACATGACTGACCAATTGCGCCGTGAAATGGAAGATATCGCCGATATGCGCAAAGGTCGCCTTGTTGTTGGAAGTCTACCAATGACTGGCACTCATATTCTTCCTTACGTATTACCCGTATTCAGACAAAAATATCCGAATATCGAAATCGCGCTTATCGAAGAATCCACTAAAAATCTTGAGCAGCTTACCGCAAACGGGGGAACGGACGTCAGTTTACTTTCGCTTCCTCTTGAAGAGCCTTCACTAGTCTATGAACCTTTAATTGATGAAGAGCTCTGGCTAGCCGTACCACCGGATCATCCCTTCGTCACGCTTTATGCGAATCGCTCCATCACGATTGCAGACCTTAGAGAAGAACCATTCGTTCTGTTGAAAAAAGGACAGGGCTTCCGTACGATCGCTCACAATTTGTGTATGCAAGCAGGGTTCGAGCCACAAGTTGTGTTCGAGAGTGCCAATATCGATACCGTGCAAGCGCTCATTGGCGCGGGTATGGGCATCGGCTTCGTACCGAAGATGATGACTCGAATCGACAGCTCAGAACACGCACCTGTATATCTCCCACTTACCGAACATCCTACTCGAACGCTTGTGATCGCCTATCGCAAAGGCAGATATTTATCAAATGCAGCCGAAGCTTTCATCCAAACGTTCCGTGAAACACTAAGTAGTATCGAGCGTTAA
- the leuC gene encoding 3-isopropylmalate dehydratase large subunit: protein MSKQTMFEKIWNNHVIVAEEGKPSILYIDLHLVHEVTSPQAFEGLRMSGRKIRRPELTFATMDHNVPTKDRFNISDPISKQQVDTLTNNCKEFGVKLYDLQTIDQGVVHVMGPELGLTHPGKTIVCGDSHTSTHGAFGALAFGIGTSEVEHVMATQCLQQAKAKTMVIRFNGNRKPGITAKDMILGLIAKYGTDFGTGYVMEYTGEAIRALTMEERMTICNMSIEAGARAGLIAPDEVTFEYLRGREYAPQGAAFDAAVEQWKSLCTDEGATFDSVLDFDVDTLIPQVTWGTSPGMGTDISSAVPVPSELPTENERKAAASALEYMGLKPGTPMTDIEIDYVFIGSCTNGRIEDLRAAAQVAQGYKVSSNVTAIVVPGSGRVKIQAEKEGLDKIFVEAGFEWREAGCSMCLAMNPDVLQPGQRCASTSNRNFEGRQGRGGRTHLVSPAMAAAAAVQGRFVDVRNWEFKSEVTA, encoded by the coding sequence ATGAGTAAACAAACGATGTTCGAGAAAATTTGGAACAATCACGTCATTGTAGCTGAAGAAGGAAAGCCAAGCATTCTGTATATCGACTTGCACTTGGTGCATGAAGTAACGTCTCCACAAGCATTTGAAGGCTTGCGTATGTCTGGCCGTAAAATTCGTCGTCCGGAGCTTACATTCGCAACGATGGATCACAACGTTCCAACTAAGGATCGCTTCAATATTTCGGATCCGATCTCTAAGCAACAAGTAGACACATTAACAAACAACTGTAAAGAATTTGGTGTAAAGCTTTACGATCTTCAAACGATCGATCAAGGTGTTGTACACGTTATGGGACCTGAGCTCGGACTGACACACCCAGGTAAGACGATTGTGTGTGGCGATAGCCATACATCAACACACGGTGCATTCGGAGCGTTGGCGTTCGGGATTGGTACAAGTGAAGTTGAGCATGTCATGGCAACACAATGTTTGCAACAAGCGAAAGCGAAGACGATGGTTATTCGCTTCAACGGAAACCGCAAACCAGGCATTACAGCTAAGGATATGATTCTCGGCTTGATTGCGAAATACGGTACAGATTTTGGTACTGGTTACGTAATGGAGTATACGGGTGAAGCGATTCGCGCGCTCACGATGGAAGAGCGTATGACGATTTGCAACATGTCAATTGAAGCAGGTGCTCGTGCGGGTTTGATCGCACCAGACGAAGTGACTTTCGAATACCTTCGTGGTCGCGAATATGCTCCGCAAGGCGCAGCATTCGATGCAGCAGTTGAACAATGGAAGTCGCTTTGCACAGACGAAGGCGCTACATTCGACTCAGTGCTCGATTTCGATGTTGACACATTGATTCCGCAAGTCACTTGGGGAACGAGCCCAGGGATGGGAACTGACATTTCTTCTGCTGTACCTGTACCTTCTGAGCTACCAACTGAAAACGAACGTAAAGCAGCAGCAAGCGCATTGGAGTACATGGGTCTGAAACCAGGTACGCCAATGACAGATATTGAGATCGATTATGTATTTATCGGTTCTTGTACGAATGGACGGATCGAGGACCTTCGTGCAGCAGCGCAAGTTGCGCAAGGCTACAAAGTTAGTTCCAACGTAACTGCAATCGTCGTTCCTGGTTCTGGTCGTGTTAAGATTCAAGCAGAGAAGGAAGGCTTGGATAAGATTTTCGTTGAAGCAGGCTTTGAATGGCGTGAAGCGGGATGCAGTATGTGTCTGGCGATGAACCCTGACGTATTGCAGCCTGGACAACGTTGTGCTTCCACATCGAACCGGAACTTCGAAGGTCGTCAAGGCCGTGGTGGACGTACTCACCTTGTATCGCCTGCAATGGCAGCAGCTGCAGCAGTACAAGGACGTTTCGTAGATGTACGCAACTGGGAATTCAAATCCGAAGTAACGGCGTAA
- the leuD gene encoding 3-isopropylmalate dehydratase small subunit: MQPFNQLNGLVTPVDRVNVDTDAIIPKQFLKRIERSGFGQFLFFEWRWDEQGNVIPDFNLNKPRYQGSTILISRANFGCGSSREHAPWAILDYGYRCVIAPSFADIFYNNCFKNGILPIKLSEEQVQDLFERTEAQEGYSLHVDLENKVITDNDGLRIAFDLDEHRRQFLLQGLDDIGLTLKHEDAITAYEAKRAAAALA; the protein is encoded by the coding sequence ATGCAACCATTTAATCAATTGAACGGTCTGGTTACGCCAGTTGACCGGGTTAACGTAGATACGGATGCAATTATTCCTAAGCAATTTTTGAAACGGATCGAAAGAAGCGGTTTCGGCCAATTCCTATTCTTCGAATGGAGATGGGATGAGCAAGGTAATGTTATTCCAGATTTCAATCTGAATAAACCGCGTTACCAAGGCTCCACAATTTTGATTTCCCGTGCGAACTTTGGCTGCGGATCTTCTCGTGAGCATGCACCATGGGCAATTCTTGATTATGGATACCGTTGCGTAATTGCTCCGTCATTCGCTGATATTTTCTACAACAATTGCTTCAAGAACGGCATTCTACCTATTAAGCTGAGCGAAGAGCAGGTTCAAGACCTGTTCGAGCGTACAGAAGCACAAGAGGGATATTCTCTCCATGTAGATTTGGAGAATAAAGTCATTACCGATAACGATGGTCTTCGCATCGCATTCGATTTGGATGAGCACCGTCGTCAATTTTTGCTTCAAGGTCTAGACGATATCGGCTTGACACTTAAGCATGAAGATGCGATTACAGCGTATGAAGCTAAGCGTGCAGCTGCAGCATTAGCGTAA
- a CDS encoding N-acetylmuramoyl-L-alanine amidase family protein, with translation MKKWLPWLIVVTVMLFASAGVANAEKATVTPRLILDGVELYPSAPPTLIEKTTMVPIRIITESLGYDVDFNNSNKEIKVTDGKKTIVMTLNQQTAYIDGQAKEMYKPATLAKDVNSALVPLRFVGEALGVNVSWDNVSKAVFMYSPVVVEPVPDPDQGNEQVLPEPDSGQTPDDGSSQASVGKVNEVFHDTDSIYIMYNGSVTPKTMVLSNPSRFVVDLPYMDFDERFSPALPVDPLVGKAGELSIEGGSNIQKVRYSLFSKQPSTIRFVLDLNENADYEVVNDTMFGALHIKLKQNDQQEQPQQPQQKPQYTVVLDAGHGGSDSGAVSIAKQLEKNINLAIVLKTQAILAKDSRIKLILTRQGDTFPTLKDRSDLANQSKADIFISVHSNSNDSAAINGTETYYTREDSAALANVMHPLFVKATGLKDNGVRTKNLHVTRETKMPAVLLEVGYLSNKADNSVLWGEAFQERVAQGIAAGIKQYLNL, from the coding sequence ATGAAGAAGTGGTTGCCCTGGTTGATTGTCGTCACCGTCATGCTGTTTGCAAGCGCCGGTGTGGCTAATGCTGAGAAGGCAACAGTTACACCCAGGTTGATTTTGGATGGAGTCGAGTTATATCCTTCGGCCCCGCCGACACTTATTGAGAAGACAACAATGGTTCCGATCAGAATCATCACAGAATCGTTAGGCTACGATGTTGATTTCAACAACAGCAACAAGGAAATCAAAGTTACTGACGGTAAGAAGACCATTGTTATGACGCTAAATCAACAGACTGCATACATAGACGGTCAAGCAAAGGAAATGTACAAGCCCGCAACGTTGGCCAAAGATGTGAACAGTGCTCTTGTACCCTTACGATTCGTGGGAGAAGCGCTTGGCGTTAATGTCTCATGGGATAATGTAAGTAAAGCAGTATTTATGTATTCTCCTGTTGTAGTTGAGCCTGTTCCAGATCCGGATCAAGGCAACGAACAAGTATTGCCAGAACCTGACTCTGGACAAACTCCTGATGATGGTAGTTCACAAGCTAGCGTTGGCAAAGTTAACGAAGTTTTTCACGACACGGACTCTATCTATATTATGTATAATGGTAGTGTTACACCAAAGACAATGGTTTTGTCGAATCCTTCTCGGTTCGTAGTTGACTTGCCTTACATGGATTTTGATGAACGGTTTTCACCTGCTCTTCCTGTAGATCCACTTGTAGGTAAAGCAGGCGAATTATCAATTGAAGGCGGCTCCAACATTCAGAAGGTGAGATATTCACTATTTTCCAAACAACCTTCGACGATCAGATTCGTACTTGATTTGAATGAGAATGCTGACTATGAAGTTGTTAACGACACGATGTTCGGTGCGCTTCATATTAAACTCAAGCAAAATGATCAGCAAGAGCAGCCTCAACAGCCCCAGCAGAAGCCACAATATACGGTTGTGCTCGATGCAGGACATGGTGGTTCTGATTCTGGAGCGGTAAGCATTGCGAAGCAGTTGGAGAAAAATATTAATCTAGCAATTGTCTTGAAGACACAAGCGATATTGGCGAAAGATAGCCGGATTAAGCTCATTCTAACGAGACAGGGCGACACGTTCCCAACGCTTAAAGATCGTTCAGATCTAGCGAATCAAAGCAAAGCAGATATCTTCATCTCTGTTCACTCCAATAGTAATGATTCCGCTGCTATTAATGGAACGGAAACTTATTATACTCGTGAAGATAGTGCCGCGTTAGCGAATGTCATGCACCCACTATTCGTGAAAGCGACGGGACTAAAGGATAATGGCGTACGCACGAAAAATTTACATGTAACGCGTGAGACGAAGATGCCAGCAGTGCTTCTGGAAGTTGGCTACCTATCCAATAAGGCAGATAATTCTGTATTATGGGGTGAGGCGTTTCAGGAGCGAGTGGCTCAAGGAATCGCCGCAGGAATTAAGCAATATTTGAACTTATAG
- a CDS encoding S-layer homology domain-containing protein — protein MNKSLKQIISGVAVVAVLGTGITWSTATTYAATTPFPDVVTGHWAQKHIAKLALQKILIGDQYGKFNPNSPVTRQEAILIALRFMGIAEGVPALDTVVLPSDLTVKSNYFKPYVNYAIQKNIISLEEERVLARSDSSKDWGSSPASREWISRLLVRAIGKDAEAKATPATTTFSDNLDIAAAYRNYVSYASQIDLIKGTTVNGVLKFQPKVDVTRAMASTLFSRAESKTSVKYAGQDEGTLVTILADKLTIMRQDGTKKDYPVTGDTSFYMIDSDTASSLAGLVLYGKAIIIPDANGNAAYVEQTDSSPQVKTVEGTFDRYTASKNRVTVLVGDQYEEFYYDAGHLPTVTDATGQKIAITDIPRDAAVKLSVEAARPDYLVSIAVKQSLVNKSGAGTVATWNAATLALQVKDGTTGETESYQVAANATIQLNGVNLKAEQLLVNSQITYVVKQGIVTAITIIQTEKATVSGVFRSLDKKEMTISYTVNGKLAADFMSSNVKVKIDGFTDAGLEDLYAGDAVTLSYDEKDKVTQIAVTNRSVQMLYGATVAGYLAKTKTLSMLDGDGKTYNLILGDNVRYDFNGIQFTAEQALAIVRVEGKRLTIAYSGQNAVFVSLLYKYEGIVLENNTTTKTLKLSLQNGTRTESVKYATPSVEIYNQTNKTYTDVKAGDQVTIIMSTESDLAGTIYVHTDVQYEVLSVDVSLNKLKVRKVGTTSEESWNLTSAVALTDENGIAINLGELTVGGLINVNLQGKSPVKISAINVTLGKVAAIDPVKRTLDIVTLTGTTVTRTIDASAVIKRDSVTLPSLSSIKVNDLVEVGRDVSGKPTIEVAAVVTRKFWKYDSLTKVFYVKASADSSTNYFNLHPNVNIHQGTKTLTVSDLKDSDEITLYVLRGLVVEIVK, from the coding sequence ATGAACAAAAGTTTGAAGCAAATAATTTCAGGAGTTGCAGTTGTTGCGGTTTTAGGAACGGGTATTACTTGGTCTACCGCTACAACTTACGCAGCAACAACGCCATTCCCTGATGTCGTCACAGGCCATTGGGCGCAGAAGCATATTGCGAAGCTAGCACTACAGAAAATCTTAATCGGAGATCAGTATGGCAAGTTCAATCCGAACAGCCCTGTAACACGCCAAGAGGCGATCTTGATTGCTTTAAGATTTATGGGTATTGCTGAGGGCGTTCCGGCACTAGACACGGTTGTTCTACCTAGTGATTTAACGGTGAAAAGCAATTATTTTAAACCCTATGTCAATTATGCCATTCAAAAAAATATTATTTCGCTAGAAGAAGAAAGAGTGCTTGCAAGAAGCGATTCGAGCAAGGATTGGGGAAGTAGCCCTGCGTCTCGCGAATGGATTTCACGCTTGCTCGTGCGCGCGATCGGTAAAGATGCGGAAGCGAAAGCAACACCTGCAACGACAACATTTTCAGACAATCTCGATATTGCAGCAGCTTATCGCAACTATGTAAGCTATGCTTCGCAAATTGATTTGATAAAAGGAACGACCGTTAACGGTGTTCTTAAATTCCAACCAAAGGTTGATGTAACACGGGCGATGGCGTCCACATTGTTCAGCCGTGCGGAATCGAAAACGTCGGTGAAGTATGCGGGACAGGATGAAGGGACACTCGTTACGATTTTGGCAGATAAGTTGACGATTATGCGTCAAGATGGAACGAAGAAAGATTATCCGGTTACAGGTGATACATCCTTCTATATGATTGACTCTGATACTGCATCTTCGCTTGCAGGACTCGTACTGTATGGCAAAGCCATTATAATTCCTGACGCTAACGGCAACGCAGCTTATGTAGAGCAAACAGACAGTTCACCTCAGGTGAAGACTGTGGAAGGTACTTTTGATCGTTATACGGCCTCCAAAAATCGTGTAACCGTGTTAGTTGGAGACCAGTACGAGGAATTTTACTATGATGCAGGCCATTTGCCAACGGTAACTGATGCAACTGGACAAAAAATTGCAATTACAGATATTCCACGTGATGCTGCAGTGAAACTATCTGTTGAAGCAGCTAGACCGGATTATCTCGTTTCAATCGCTGTGAAGCAATCTTTAGTTAATAAGTCAGGTGCAGGCACGGTTGCGACATGGAATGCTGCAACTTTAGCGTTGCAGGTGAAAGACGGAACAACTGGAGAGACGGAGAGCTATCAGGTTGCTGCTAATGCGACCATACAATTGAATGGTGTCAATCTAAAGGCAGAGCAATTGCTCGTCAATAGCCAAATTACTTATGTTGTGAAGCAAGGGATCGTCACTGCAATTACGATTATTCAGACGGAGAAAGCGACTGTCTCAGGTGTATTCAGATCTCTCGATAAAAAGGAAATGACGATCAGTTATACCGTTAACGGAAAGCTTGCAGCTGACTTTATGAGCTCCAATGTGAAGGTCAAAATTGATGGGTTCACCGATGCGGGTCTTGAAGATTTGTATGCAGGAGATGCAGTCACTCTCTCTTATGATGAGAAAGATAAAGTGACGCAAATTGCGGTTACAAATCGTTCTGTACAAATGCTGTATGGAGCGACTGTAGCGGGGTATCTTGCTAAGACGAAGACGTTATCGATGCTTGATGGGGATGGAAAAACATACAATTTGATTTTGGGCGATAATGTTCGTTATGACTTTAATGGGATACAATTCACTGCAGAGCAAGCATTAGCCATTGTTCGCGTGGAAGGAAAGAGATTGACGATTGCTTATAGCGGTCAAAATGCAGTGTTCGTATCGTTGTTGTATAAATACGAAGGCATAGTATTAGAAAATAATACGACGACGAAGACATTAAAGCTTTCTCTTCAGAATGGTACACGAACAGAATCGGTGAAGTACGCGACACCATCAGTCGAAATCTATAATCAAACGAACAAAACGTACACAGACGTTAAAGCTGGCGATCAAGTGACCATTATTATGAGCACTGAATCAGATCTTGCTGGAACGATCTATGTGCATACCGATGTTCAATATGAAGTGTTATCTGTAGATGTAAGCTTGAATAAACTCAAAGTGCGCAAAGTAGGCACAACAAGTGAGGAATCGTGGAACTTAACGTCTGCTGTAGCTTTGACAGATGAGAACGGTATTGCGATTAACTTGGGCGAATTAACGGTTGGTGGATTAATTAACGTTAATCTGCAAGGTAAGAGCCCTGTGAAAATATCCGCAATCAACGTAACTTTAGGAAAAGTAGCAGCGATCGATCCTGTGAAACGGACATTGGATATTGTAACTTTAACAGGTACGACGGTAACTAGAACGATTGATGCATCTGCTGTAATTAAGCGCGATAGCGTCACGCTACCTTCACTTTCGTCCATCAAAGTGAATGATCTCGTTGAAGTGGGCAGAGACGTAAGTGGTAAGCCGACCATTGAAGTTGCAGCTGTAGTGACACGCAAGTTTTGGAAATACGATAGTTTAACGAAAGTGTTTTACGTGAAGGCATCAGCGGATTCGAGTACGAACTACTTTAACTTGCATCCGAATGTCAATATTCATCAAGGCACGAAGACGCTAACGGTTTCCGACTTGAAGGATTCCGACGAAATTACTTTGTATGTCCTTAGAGGGTTAGTTGTTGAGATCGTGAAGTAA
- the nth gene encoding endonuclease III has protein sequence MNKTTMRHILDTIAELFPDAHCELNHRNPFELTIAVLLSAQCTDETVNKVTVNLFEKYKTPEDYLNVPLEELENDIRRIGLFRNKASNIQKLCRLVIDKHGGEIPHEHEQLVELPGVGRKTANVVVSNAFGVPAIAVDTHVDRVSKRLGIAKKDDSVLEVEKKLMRLVPKEEWTITHHRLIFFGRYHCKAQNPKCEVCPLVAYCKEGKSKMKAALSKRSVTS, from the coding sequence ATGAACAAAACAACGATGCGACATATACTAGATACGATTGCAGAGCTGTTTCCAGATGCGCATTGCGAGCTCAATCATCGTAACCCGTTCGAATTGACAATCGCGGTGCTACTGTCTGCACAATGTACAGACGAAACGGTTAATAAAGTGACTGTGAATTTATTTGAAAAATATAAGACGCCAGAAGATTACTTGAATGTACCGCTAGAGGAATTGGAAAATGACATCAGGCGGATTGGGCTTTTTCGCAACAAAGCGTCGAATATCCAGAAGCTGTGCAGACTCGTAATTGATAAGCATGGCGGCGAAATTCCGCATGAGCATGAGCAGTTGGTAGAGCTGCCTGGAGTCGGTAGAAAGACTGCGAATGTCGTTGTATCAAATGCTTTTGGTGTCCCTGCAATTGCTGTCGATACGCACGTAGATCGGGTATCCAAACGGCTAGGCATTGCGAAAAAGGACGATTCGGTGCTTGAGGTCGAGAAGAAGCTGATGCGTTTAGTGCCGAAAGAGGAATGGACGATTACGCATCATCGCTTAATCTTCTTTGGACGGTATCATTGCAAGGCGCAAAATCCGAAATGCGAGGTTTGTCCGTTAGTGGCATATTGCAAAGAAGGTAAAAGTAAAATGAAGGCGGCTTTAAGCAAAAGGAGCGTAACTTCTTGA